From the Oleiphilus messinensis genome, one window contains:
- the fabA gene encoding bifunctional 3-hydroxydecanoyl-ACP dehydratase/trans-2-decenoyl-ACP isomerase yields MLQKSSYSNRELQLLAAEQASVKEGSHIMQLPQGNMKMLDRIVQISDQGGQYGRGELIAEYDVTPDAWFFACHFPGDPVMPGCLGLDGLWQSLGFYLAWSGGEGKGRALGVGTVKFFGEVLPDCKTVRYHLHIKKILRKDVSVAFADGEVFADGVKIYSAASLRVGMIKGNPETPGTGE; encoded by the coding sequence ATGCTGCAAAAATCGAGCTACTCGAACCGTGAACTTCAATTACTCGCGGCGGAGCAGGCCAGTGTTAAAGAGGGTAGCCATATCATGCAGCTGCCTCAAGGGAATATGAAGATGCTGGATCGGATTGTCCAGATCAGTGATCAGGGTGGGCAATATGGTCGAGGTGAGCTCATCGCAGAGTACGATGTAACGCCGGATGCCTGGTTTTTTGCCTGCCACTTTCCAGGTGATCCAGTAATGCCGGGTTGCCTGGGGCTGGATGGCCTCTGGCAGTCGTTGGGGTTCTATCTGGCCTGGTCCGGAGGAGAAGGCAAGGGGCGGGCGCTCGGCGTGGGTACGGTAAAGTTTTTCGGAGAAGTTTTACCGGATTGCAAAACCGTTCGCTACCATCTTCATATTAAAAAAATCCTGCGAAAAGATGTATCGGTCGCATTCGCTGACGGAGAGGTCTTTGCTGACGGCGTAAAAATTTATTCTGCGGCAAGCTTGAGAGTCGGTATGATCAAAGGCAACCCCGAAACACCGGGGACGGGAGAGTGA
- a CDS encoding response regulator, producing the protein MKKIIISHVGLLERDMVLLKNLSQLSTTWLGNFELADHPGQSGGQLLIVDADSEASRRTWYELKSHSWFEKTIVISRQKSPIKGADIQLTRPLIFRRLADALQKVMSEPSSRESSRQGKRVLIVDDSPAVQTFLNEKLRHFLDGNTVIDIAESGEAAIVQAQDNEYDLVFMDVMMPGMDGYTACKMIKAHSQSKVVMLTSKSSAINRVKAKISGCDGYITKPPKDQELAQVLQRYVGAPEHTTSIDNMPVYGR; encoded by the coding sequence GTGAAAAAGATCATAATCTCCCATGTTGGATTGCTCGAGCGAGACATGGTTTTGCTCAAAAATCTTTCACAACTGAGTACAACCTGGCTTGGCAACTTCGAATTAGCCGACCACCCTGGGCAATCCGGCGGACAACTGCTTATCGTTGACGCGGACAGTGAAGCCTCAAGACGCACGTGGTATGAACTCAAGTCACACAGCTGGTTCGAAAAAACCATTGTCATCTCACGACAAAAATCCCCGATTAAGGGCGCTGATATTCAACTTACACGACCGCTCATTTTCCGTCGACTGGCGGATGCATTGCAAAAAGTCATGAGTGAACCCAGTAGCCGCGAATCCTCGCGCCAGGGCAAGCGGGTTCTGATCGTAGATGATAGCCCCGCAGTGCAAACGTTCCTGAATGAAAAACTGCGCCATTTTCTGGACGGGAATACGGTAATTGATATTGCCGAGAGTGGCGAAGCGGCCATCGTGCAAGCACAAGACAATGAATATGACCTGGTCTTTATGGATGTCATGATGCCAGGAATGGATGGCTATACCGCCTGCAAAATGATTAAGGCCCACAGCCAGTCGAAAGTCGTCATGCTGACCAGCAAATCATCTGCCATTAATCGAGTCAAAGCAAAAATATCCGGTTGTGACGGCTACATCACCAAACCCCCGAAAGATCAGGAATTAGCCCAGGTTCTACAACGTTATGTTGGTGCCCCAGAGCACACAACGAGCATCGATAACATGCCGGTATATGGCCGGTAA
- a CDS encoding ABC transporter substrate-binding protein → MPHKVFSLQRLTSLFSRRQRGYSPLQKQKRVVVLPALFMLLTPTFSHAADPGVYGDKIVLGGVLDLEGQSRGLGIGMREGIIAAFSGVTVQGKRLEYRAENDSYTPELTQRQTQRLINEGIFAMVGNVGTPTAKVALPILADNNVPAIGFFTGAGLLRPGTGNIINYRASYVQETAAVIEQSFEAGIKPKEICAYVQNDAYGMAGVAGIKVALQNRPQTREIVARLDELLEKSGDNPNRNGIGPVGVYQRNTLSSRAGYDSLKQWESSQNTTCKLVVTVGTYSAIGRFAAYSRQKGNQWLISAVSFTGADNLQSTLEQFGVTQGVILTQVVPAIDSDLAIVKAAQKALKDRLNVVSLEGYIVGRMVVEMLQRIDGEITREKFIAVARGSNFTMGGLKLDFQRDNQASDMVSVTYFKNKTYQNIDSTQLSALF, encoded by the coding sequence ATGCCACATAAAGTGTTTTCACTTCAGCGCCTTACTTCATTATTCTCCCGTCGCCAGCGCGGATACAGCCCGTTGCAGAAGCAAAAACGAGTCGTGGTTTTGCCCGCGCTTTTCATGCTCTTGACCCCCACATTCAGTCACGCCGCTGATCCCGGAGTCTATGGCGACAAAATTGTGCTCGGTGGCGTGCTCGATCTGGAGGGACAATCTCGAGGTTTGGGTATTGGCATGCGCGAAGGTATCATCGCAGCCTTCTCCGGTGTCACGGTGCAAGGCAAGCGGTTGGAATACCGGGCTGAAAACGACTCCTATACACCTGAGTTGACCCAGCGACAAACACAGCGTTTGATTAACGAAGGCATATTCGCCATGGTCGGCAACGTCGGAACACCTACCGCCAAAGTGGCCCTGCCGATTCTGGCCGACAATAATGTGCCCGCAATAGGATTCTTTACCGGGGCCGGTCTCCTTCGCCCGGGTACCGGGAATATTATTAACTATCGTGCCAGCTACGTTCAGGAAACCGCAGCGGTGATTGAACAAAGCTTCGAAGCGGGAATAAAGCCTAAAGAAATCTGTGCCTATGTTCAGAACGATGCCTACGGTATGGCCGGTGTTGCAGGCATAAAAGTCGCACTGCAAAACCGACCACAAACCCGTGAGATCGTCGCTCGACTGGATGAACTACTGGAAAAAAGTGGCGACAACCCCAACCGCAATGGCATCGGGCCCGTCGGGGTTTACCAGCGCAATACGCTTTCTTCCCGAGCCGGATACGATTCACTCAAGCAGTGGGAGAGTAGTCAGAATACGACATGCAAGCTGGTGGTAACCGTTGGCACCTACAGTGCAATCGGACGCTTCGCAGCTTACTCACGGCAAAAGGGAAATCAATGGTTAATCAGCGCCGTATCGTTTACCGGGGCTGATAACCTGCAAAGCACGCTCGAGCAGTTTGGCGTAACCCAAGGTGTCATTCTCACACAAGTCGTCCCGGCCATCGATTCTGATTTAGCGATTGTTAAAGCCGCACAAAAAGCACTTAAAGATCGCCTCAATGTGGTCAGTCTGGAAGGTTATATTGTCGGCAGAATGGTCGTGGAAATGCTGCAACGCATTGACGGCGAAATCACCCGCGAAAAATTTATCGCAGTTGCACGTGGCAGCAATTTCACCATGGGTGGCCTGAAACTCGACTTCCAGCGGGATAATCAAGCCTCTGACATGGTTTCGGTAACCTATTTCAAAAACAAGACCTACCAAAACATTGATAGCACACAATTAAGCGCACTTTTCTAG
- a CDS encoding response regulator — MTKKVLIVDDSETDLKHLESVVTSASYQTITARSGQEALDKARSEKPNLILLDIIMGEMDGFSTCREINQDPDLLNIPVVFVSSKNQKVDHIWAAKQGAKALISKPFKNEDILAQLSTYA; from the coding sequence ATGACTAAGAAAGTACTTATCGTTGATGACAGCGAAACAGACCTGAAGCACCTCGAATCCGTTGTTACCTCGGCATCCTATCAAACGATCACTGCCCGATCAGGACAGGAAGCACTCGACAAGGCTCGAAGCGAGAAGCCTAACTTGATTCTGCTGGATATTATCATGGGTGAAATGGACGGATTCAGCACCTGTCGGGAAATCAATCAAGATCCTGATCTGTTGAATATTCCGGTGGTTTTCGTTTCCAGCAAAAATCAGAAAGTTGACCATATCTGGGCCGCAAAACAAGGCGCTAAAGCGCTAATTTCTAAGCCCTTCAAGAATGAAGACATCCTTGCACAACTATCAACTTACGCATAG
- a CDS encoding chemotaxis protein CheW → MLSPSEAIKLLEAQSRIRIDQAKSMGDQAQDSETSPPLSSEHSAFSTNLDKEHTWFSLKLGSNLPDASEGIGLLIGTDSNKELIEAPDICAVPFSPDWLKGYMNVRSHIVPVIRLETFLGIHMAQPELAVKSAATSEALSYVLHFERGPESFAITIQHFPKKINLPSGAQLKMQIPLPDRMQSCIGHHYRFQGIWCEWHIDSFCQLINQASLNAA, encoded by the coding sequence ATGCTAAGCCCCTCTGAAGCGATCAAATTACTGGAAGCTCAAAGCAGGATCCGCATCGATCAGGCCAAATCCATGGGGGATCAGGCTCAAGACTCCGAAACGAGTCCACCCCTCTCGTCGGAACACTCCGCCTTTTCCACGAACCTGGATAAGGAGCACACCTGGTTTTCATTGAAACTGGGTTCGAACCTGCCCGATGCATCAGAGGGGATTGGTTTACTCATCGGAACGGACAGCAATAAAGAGTTAATTGAAGCACCCGACATCTGTGCCGTTCCCTTCAGCCCGGATTGGTTAAAAGGCTACATGAATGTGCGCAGTCATATTGTACCTGTGATTCGTCTGGAGACTTTTCTGGGCATACACATGGCACAGCCGGAATTGGCTGTTAAGTCAGCCGCCACCTCTGAGGCATTATCCTACGTGCTGCATTTCGAACGTGGTCCAGAGTCCTTTGCAATAACCATCCAGCACTTCCCGAAAAAAATCAACCTACCTTCGGGAGCACAGCTGAAAATGCAAATACCACTGCCGGACAGAATGCAAAGCTGTATCGGTCATCACTACCGTTTCCAAGGTATCTGGTGCGAATGGCACATTGACTCATTTTGCCAACTCATTAACCAGGCGTCACTCAATGCAGCGTAA
- a CDS encoding methyl-accepting chemotaxis protein, which produces MLKMPNFSFKAMGVGKRLLILTLITTLTLALIGSLSAVSLNYAHNASTNLHNQVRETALLSELISTVQQDTIDTLYGVNTGLMTWQNAKDKLVEAQLKFHTTWNELIKIQKITNFSPDKFSVIQNSVPGVLTTFEQFDVLSDSQSRAQLELFLLNDAHALLTPFTQGAKSYNQDLTAAAEADFSNSEEVLDQALAFGLVLIIASILGSITVAQLIRGSILAPVNQLSATVAKVKSGDTDARTDLKGQDELHTLGQALDSLLNEKVATLVQIEKENDILNNSLIELLESTSKLSERDLTTKLIVREDITGPVADALNLVTKETSEALAKINQISQLVNNASIGVDDQTRKVITFAEHEREIISQTLIKLDGVSKHMAQIAKWCQNCNQIAQTTSQSTDKAYDAVGNTIESMNEIRDSISETEKRIKRLSERSLEISGIIDIINSIAERTHVLALNASMQAAAAGEAGRGFAVVADEVQRLAENSRNATSQISALVRNIQTETADAVDTMNTSISQVVNGSKRASQAGSQMKDTQSSTRELLNAVERIAQSSLTQAKETQNVRSQASTIEESTRRTESELQRQSLHTDQMRAAAGLLLDTVALFKIPDGIRVSITLPEPAPIASTSGATGSSDNSLNANPTVNSDNNGSHHNGLPNALVLDKVS; this is translated from the coding sequence ATGCTCAAAATGCCAAACTTCTCGTTCAAAGCTATGGGTGTTGGAAAGCGCCTACTCATATTGACACTGATAACCACTTTAACATTGGCCTTGATCGGTTCACTCTCTGCGGTGAGCCTGAATTACGCTCACAACGCATCGACCAATTTACACAATCAGGTGCGGGAAACAGCGCTACTTTCAGAATTGATCAGTACCGTGCAGCAAGACACGATTGATACACTTTATGGTGTCAACACCGGCCTGATGACCTGGCAAAATGCCAAGGACAAATTAGTAGAAGCACAACTCAAGTTTCACACGACCTGGAACGAGTTAATCAAGATTCAGAAGATTACCAACTTCAGCCCAGACAAGTTCAGCGTCATTCAAAACAGTGTGCCCGGAGTGCTGACCACTTTTGAACAATTTGACGTATTGAGCGATAGCCAATCCCGTGCACAACTTGAACTCTTCCTGTTGAATGACGCTCACGCGCTGCTCACGCCCTTCACTCAAGGGGCGAAAAGCTACAACCAGGACTTAACGGCAGCAGCAGAAGCAGACTTCAGTAATTCGGAAGAAGTTCTGGATCAAGCTTTGGCATTTGGCCTGGTGTTGATCATTGCCAGTATTCTCGGATCTATCACCGTTGCCCAGTTGATTCGCGGATCGATTCTTGCGCCGGTCAATCAATTGTCTGCCACAGTTGCTAAAGTCAAGAGCGGTGACACCGATGCACGAACAGACCTCAAAGGCCAGGATGAGCTGCACACACTGGGTCAGGCTTTGGATAGTCTGCTAAACGAAAAAGTGGCAACGCTTGTTCAAATCGAGAAAGAGAATGACATACTGAACAATTCACTAATCGAATTGCTGGAAAGCACATCAAAACTGAGTGAACGTGACCTGACCACGAAATTAATTGTTCGTGAAGACATTACCGGCCCGGTTGCCGACGCCTTGAACCTGGTTACCAAGGAAACCTCTGAAGCATTGGCAAAAATCAATCAAATCAGCCAGCTGGTCAACAACGCCAGTATCGGAGTGGATGATCAAACCCGGAAAGTTATCACCTTTGCAGAACACGAACGGGAGATTATCAGTCAGACATTAATCAAGCTCGACGGCGTATCCAAGCATATGGCCCAGATTGCAAAATGGTGCCAAAACTGTAATCAGATCGCGCAAACAACGTCACAATCCACCGATAAAGCCTACGACGCGGTTGGCAATACGATTGAAAGTATGAATGAAATCCGGGATTCCATCAGCGAAACGGAGAAACGCATCAAGCGACTCTCTGAACGGTCTCTGGAAATCAGCGGCATCATCGACATTATCAACAGTATTGCGGAACGAACCCATGTATTGGCACTCAACGCAAGCATGCAGGCCGCGGCAGCCGGTGAAGCGGGACGAGGGTTTGCCGTAGTTGCGGACGAAGTCCAGCGATTGGCCGAAAACTCGCGCAACGCCACATCGCAAATCAGTGCACTGGTACGCAACATTCAAACCGAAACAGCCGATGCCGTGGACACGATGAACACCAGTATTTCTCAGGTTGTTAACGGTTCAAAACGGGCCAGCCAGGCCGGTAGCCAGATGAAAGATACCCAATCATCAACCCGTGAGTTGCTGAATGCCGTGGAGCGAATCGCGCAAAGCTCGTTGACCCAAGCGAAAGAAACACAAAATGTCCGAAGCCAGGCCAGCACCATCGAAGAAAGTACGCGCCGAACGGAAAGCGAACTGCAAAGACAATCGCTCCACACGGATCAAATGAGAGCGGCGGCAGGACTGCTACTGGACACCGTTGCCTTATTCAAGATTCCAGATGGTATCCGTGTCTCGATCACATTGCCGGAACCCGCACCAATAGCGAGTACCAGTGGCGCTACAGGCAGCAGTGATAACAGCCTGAACGCCAACCCGACTGTTAACTCCGACAATAACGGATCACACCATAACGGACTGCCAAACGCATTGGTACTGGATAAAGTCAGCTAA
- a CDS encoding 1-acyl-sn-glycerol-3-phosphate acyltransferase, with product MNQHDLHQEWLDDFEIISHFDDSLVKSETEQLVQHPNFLRQLHELFDAVMPNQDNTDFITLFLNKLRTAQTIDDLQHFELKFLQIAMASTLKQVETIGLDRLDPANNYLFISNHRDILLDPMLLNWALLTQGFGSCHCAIGDNLLIDESGNRVARLNKCFAVLRSVKSPKAMVRALRTQSAFIRHLFFNKQGNIWIAQREGRSKDNTDQTNPALIKMLGLGKPKEMGADEYLQHLRIVPVSLSYEWDPCDLQKARDLIEQEQGEYVRAGLSDLQAVRDGLIGHKGRIVFNFDADFHKNSALFTDYSTLTRAIDQSIQSRYRLFPVNYAAAELLNNSVASTVAPESPDVTSQDIDQAKDALIERLRDATPLERERVLQSYAQPLLTFQSRHRTE from the coding sequence ATGAATCAGCACGATCTTCATCAGGAATGGCTAGACGACTTCGAAATAATAAGTCACTTTGATGACAGCCTTGTTAAAAGCGAAACAGAGCAGCTGGTTCAACATCCGAACTTTTTGAGACAGTTGCACGAGTTGTTCGACGCCGTCATGCCAAACCAGGACAATACCGACTTTATCACCCTGTTTTTAAACAAACTTCGCACTGCTCAAACGATCGATGATTTACAACACTTCGAATTGAAGTTTTTGCAAATTGCCATGGCCAGCACCTTGAAGCAAGTTGAAACCATTGGTCTTGATCGACTTGATCCCGCAAACAATTACCTGTTTATCAGTAACCACCGCGATATCCTGTTGGATCCGATGCTCCTGAACTGGGCTCTGCTCACCCAAGGATTCGGCAGCTGCCATTGTGCCATTGGTGACAACCTGTTAATCGACGAGTCCGGGAATCGAGTGGCCCGACTCAACAAATGTTTTGCCGTTTTACGCTCTGTAAAAAGCCCGAAAGCCATGGTGCGCGCCTTACGCACACAAAGCGCTTTTATAAGGCACTTGTTTTTCAATAAACAGGGAAATATCTGGATTGCACAACGTGAAGGCCGCTCCAAAGACAACACCGATCAAACCAATCCCGCATTAATTAAAATGCTTGGTTTAGGTAAGCCGAAAGAAATGGGTGCGGATGAGTACTTGCAACATCTTCGTATCGTGCCTGTCAGCCTGTCTTATGAGTGGGATCCATGCGACCTGCAGAAAGCACGGGATTTAATTGAGCAAGAACAGGGTGAATACGTAAGAGCAGGTCTATCGGATTTGCAGGCGGTCAGAGATGGTTTAATCGGACACAAAGGCCGGATTGTTTTCAATTTTGATGCAGATTTCCACAAAAATTCGGCCCTATTTACAGACTACAGCACATTGACTCGCGCAATTGATCAATCCATCCAGAGCCGATACCGGCTCTTTCCCGTGAACTACGCGGCAGCAGAGCTGCTCAATAATTCTGTAGCCTCTACAGTAGCACCTGAATCCCCGGATGTTACGTCCCAAGATATCGATCAGGCAAAGGATGCATTAATTGAAAGGCTTCGCGATGCAACGCCATTAGAACGAGAACGCGTTTTACAAAGCTATGCACAACCACTCCTTACATTCCAATCCCGGCACCGGACAGAGTGA